A window from Cryobacterium sp. SO1 encodes these proteins:
- a CDS encoding MarR family winged helix-turn-helix transcriptional regulator, whose product MPADVEPAAELRRPGSPGYFYPNDAAGDAVPVVTASVSTASVGTASASTASVSAVDVLRAVRRFRAADVAMRIRARSDMEMNDSDLVALRHLIAAEERSESIGPKDLSVFLGISSAATAKLLSRLEAAGRLHREPHPSDRRAQVLHATRRAHDEIRRVLGAAHQRMLAAAERLTAPEQRAVVSFLDELSGAMDEPTEPHEPAEPHEPAEPSRPGTPGTPGTPSRLDSLSRPEPSEGSEAAGYP is encoded by the coding sequence ATGCCCGCCGACGTCGAACCCGCCGCCGAGCTGAGACGACCCGGTTCACCGGGCTACTTCTACCCGAACGACGCCGCCGGGGACGCCGTGCCTGTCGTCACCGCATCGGTGAGTACCGCATCCGTGGGCACTGCATCTGCGAGCACTGCGTCTGTGAGCGCCGTGGATGTCCTGCGAGCGGTGCGCCGTTTCCGTGCGGCCGACGTGGCCATGCGCATCAGGGCGCGCTCCGACATGGAGATGAACGATTCCGACCTGGTCGCTCTGCGCCACCTGATCGCGGCTGAGGAACGTTCGGAGTCGATCGGCCCGAAAGACCTCAGCGTTTTCCTGGGCATCTCCTCCGCGGCCACCGCCAAGCTGCTCTCCCGTTTGGAGGCCGCCGGCCGGCTCCACCGCGAACCGCACCCGAGCGACCGGCGGGCGCAGGTGCTGCACGCCACCCGACGTGCCCACGACGAGATCCGGCGCGTATTAGGCGCGGCGCACCAGCGGATGTTGGCCGCTGCCGAAAGGCTCACAGCGCCGGAGCAGCGCGCCGTGGTGAGCTTCCTCGACGAGCTCAGCGGCGCAATGGACGAGCCGACCGAGCCGCACGAGCCGGCCGAGCCGCACGAGCCGGCCGAGCCGAGCCGGCCGGGCACGCCGGGCACGCCGGGCACGCCGAGTCGGCTGGACTCGTTGAGCCGGCCGGAGCCGTCTGAGGGCTCAGAGGCCGCGGGGTACCCTTGA
- a CDS encoding adenine phosphoribosyltransferase yields MIVPAAQHVHTLLASYSDFPLPGILFRDLNPVFADAVAFRAIIDDLSERYRGQFDAVAGIEARGFLLAAGIGYAAECAVLAVRKGGKLPGTVLTEEYDLEYGSARLEVEVGQLPAGTRVLIVDDVLATGGTVAATARLIERAGYVTIGVGVVLELADLDGRSRLGDVPVHTIVSV; encoded by the coding sequence GTGATTGTTCCCGCCGCCCAGCACGTGCACACCCTCCTCGCCTCGTATTCGGACTTCCCTCTCCCTGGGATCCTGTTCCGTGACCTCAACCCGGTGTTCGCCGACGCCGTGGCGTTCCGGGCGATCATCGACGACCTGAGCGAGCGGTACCGCGGACAGTTCGATGCAGTGGCCGGCATCGAGGCTCGCGGATTCCTACTCGCGGCCGGTATCGGTTACGCCGCCGAGTGTGCGGTGCTCGCTGTGCGAAAGGGCGGGAAGCTGCCCGGTACCGTACTCACCGAGGAATACGACCTGGAGTACGGTTCCGCGCGCCTCGAGGTGGAGGTCGGGCAGCTGCCCGCCGGCACCCGGGTTCTCATCGTCGATGACGTGCTCGCCACCGGCGGCACGGTCGCGGCGACCGCCCGGCTCATAGAACGGGCCGGCTACGTGACGATCGGCGTGGGTGTGGTGCTCGAACTGGCCGATCTCGACGGGCGCAGCCGCCTCGGCGACGTTCCCGTGCACACCATCGTTTCGGTCTGA
- the deoC gene encoding deoxyribose-phosphate aldolase, which yields MTTSTPASALTVAGLARYIDHTLLKPEATQADVAALIAEAVELGVYSVCVSPSMLPLTIPVDADLKVAVVCGFPSGKHASSIKAAEAALAVSQGTDEVDMVIDIGAAKAGRFDLVEADISAVRAELPAPLILKVIIESAALTDDEIVGACRAAVTAGADFVKTSTGFHPAGGATVHAVRLMAATVNGAARVKASGGVRSHADALAMIDAGASRLGVSGSRAVLSGAPVEPSANPAAY from the coding sequence ATGACGACTTCCACACCTGCCTCCGCACTGACCGTCGCCGGCCTGGCCCGCTACATCGACCACACCCTGCTCAAGCCCGAGGCCACCCAGGCCGACGTGGCTGCCCTCATCGCCGAGGCCGTTGAGCTTGGCGTCTACTCGGTCTGCGTGTCACCGTCGATGCTGCCCCTCACCATCCCCGTGGATGCCGACCTCAAGGTCGCCGTCGTCTGCGGTTTCCCCAGTGGCAAACACGCCAGCTCGATCAAGGCCGCTGAGGCCGCCCTGGCCGTGTCGCAGGGCACTGATGAGGTCGACATGGTCATCGACATCGGAGCGGCCAAGGCCGGCCGGTTCGATCTGGTCGAGGCCGACATCAGCGCCGTGCGCGCCGAGCTCCCCGCTCCGCTGATCCTCAAGGTGATCATCGAATCCGCCGCCCTCACCGACGACGAGATCGTGGGTGCCTGCCGTGCCGCCGTGACCGCCGGAGCCGACTTCGTCAAGACCTCGACCGGGTTCCACCCGGCCGGCGGCGCTACCGTGCACGCCGTCCGCCTCATGGCGGCAACCGTGAACGGCGCGGCGCGCGTCAAGGCCTCCGGCGGAGTACGCAGCCACGCCGACGCCCTCGCCATGATCGATGCCGGCGCCAGCCGCCTCGGCGTGTCGGGCAGCAGGGCCGTGCTCTCCGGAGCACCGGTCGAGCCCTCGGCCAACCCCGCCGCCTACTAG
- a CDS encoding NUDIX domain-containing protein produces the protein MSGSGDAWVYGPDGARFWGVYGAAGLLVHHPDRGVLLQHRAIWSHQGDTWGVPGGARHENESAFDAAVREAGEEAGVPAHLLRLNFSSVVDLGFWSYTTVVVRALEAFEPVISDTESIALRWVPPAEVELLPLHPGFAASWPALRGRLA, from the coding sequence ATGAGCGGCAGTGGTGATGCGTGGGTCTACGGGCCTGACGGTGCTAGGTTCTGGGGCGTCTACGGGGCGGCGGGTCTCCTGGTGCACCATCCCGACCGTGGAGTCCTCCTGCAACACCGCGCCATCTGGAGCCATCAGGGTGACACCTGGGGCGTGCCCGGCGGGGCCAGACACGAGAACGAGAGCGCGTTCGATGCCGCCGTCCGGGAGGCCGGCGAGGAGGCCGGTGTGCCCGCCCATCTACTCAGGCTGAACTTCAGCTCGGTGGTCGACCTGGGTTTCTGGTCGTACACCACGGTGGTTGTGCGGGCCCTCGAGGCCTTCGAGCCGGTGATCAGCGATACCGAGAGCATCGCGCTGCGCTGGGTTCCACCGGCGGAGGTGGAACTGCTGCCGCTGCATCCGGGCTTCGCCGCCAGTTGGCCGGCGCTCAGGGGCCGCCTCGCCTGA
- a CDS encoding DUF1295 domain-containing protein: MTATGASALLVCLTLCAAAIAMTWLLSLRTREYPWVDRSWSLLPPVYLWVFAGAGGLTDPRLVLMAVLGTLWGAQLTVNFARKGGYRPGGEDYRWAALRRRMSRRRFALFNAVFISGYQNLLLLITLPAWVALANRRTPFGAADLVAAVLFLGFLVGERVADQQHWDFQRSRRVHRARGGTDPGFLRTGLFGYSRHPNHFCEIAQWWVMAGFGAIAAGTWLQVGSLGAVLLTVLFVGSIAFTESISVSRHTGYPASQHQVSVLVPWPPRRAATGAVGASGASGASAGDDPVRRGGP, encoded by the coding sequence ATGACCGCCACCGGCGCATCCGCCCTGCTGGTGTGCCTGACGCTGTGTGCGGCCGCCATCGCCATGACCTGGCTGCTCTCGCTGCGTACCAGGGAGTACCCCTGGGTCGACCGGTCGTGGTCGCTGTTGCCGCCGGTGTACCTGTGGGTGTTCGCCGGCGCCGGCGGGTTGACCGACCCGCGGCTGGTGCTGATGGCTGTGCTCGGGACACTCTGGGGCGCGCAGCTGACCGTCAACTTCGCCCGCAAGGGCGGCTACCGGCCCGGCGGTGAGGACTACCGGTGGGCGGCGCTTCGCCGCCGGATGAGTCGTCGCCGCTTCGCGCTGTTCAACGCGGTCTTCATTTCCGGCTACCAGAATCTGCTGCTGCTCATCACGCTGCCGGCCTGGGTCGCCCTGGCGAACCGGCGGACACCGTTCGGTGCCGCCGATCTGGTCGCCGCCGTCCTGTTCCTGGGCTTCCTCGTCGGGGAGAGAGTGGCCGATCAGCAGCACTGGGACTTCCAGCGTTCGCGCCGGGTCCACCGCGCACGCGGTGGCACCGATCCCGGCTTCCTGCGGACGGGCCTGTTCGGGTACTCCCGGCACCCCAACCACTTCTGCGAGATCGCCCAGTGGTGGGTGATGGCCGGCTTCGGCGCCATCGCCGCGGGAACCTGGCTGCAGGTGGGGTCGCTGGGCGCGGTGCTGCTGACCGTGCTGTTCGTGGGGTCGATCGCTTTCACCGAGAGCATCTCGGTCTCGCGCCACACCGGATATCCGGCGTCTCAACACCAGGTCTCTGTGCTGGTGCCGTGGCCGCCGCGCCGAGCGGCGACCGGCGCGGTGGGGGCATCCGGCGCATCGGGCGCATCCGCTGGCGACGATCCGGTCAGGCGAGGCGGCCCCTGA
- the ligD gene encoding non-homologous end-joining DNA ligase, with amino-acid sequence MLARPGSLQDLSAEIEWAYEMKWDGIRALAYVEPGATGRVRLLTRNGNDVTGSFPELVDDLRAAADTSGAVLDGEVVALDAKNRPDFSRLQSRLGVTDARALQEAQRLAPVHYFVFDLLEHGGTTLTDQPYSARRIALEELVTASSAVATRTAPTSTVPTDTVPTNTVQVPPSFSGDAQSLLATSVQLGLEGLIAKATGSTYSGGRRSDQWVKIKHVKAQEVVIGGWRPGNGHRGSTFGSLLVGIPEPGSPGEAPAGRLRYAGRIGTGFRDRDLTALRRRLDELPAAASPFDDVPPEDAADAVWVQPALVGEAEFAEWTPSGRLRHPSWRGLRPDKTPLDVVREGTAPG; translated from the coding sequence ATGCTCGCCCGGCCGGGCAGCCTGCAGGACCTGTCGGCGGAGATCGAGTGGGCGTACGAGATGAAGTGGGACGGCATCCGCGCCCTGGCCTACGTCGAGCCCGGCGCCACCGGGCGGGTGCGCTTACTCACCCGCAACGGCAACGATGTGACGGGGTCGTTTCCCGAGCTCGTCGACGACCTGCGCGCGGCGGCAGATACAAGCGGGGCGGTGCTGGACGGCGAGGTCGTGGCCCTGGACGCGAAGAACCGGCCCGACTTCTCGCGGCTGCAGAGCAGGCTCGGAGTCACCGATGCGCGAGCCCTGCAGGAGGCCCAGCGGCTGGCCCCCGTGCACTACTTCGTCTTCGACCTGCTCGAGCACGGCGGCACCACACTTACCGACCAGCCATACTCGGCCCGCCGTATCGCGCTGGAGGAACTCGTGACGGCATCGAGCGCCGTGGCCACCAGAACCGCGCCCACCAGCACCGTGCCCACAGACACCGTGCCCACAAACACCGTGCAGGTACCGCCGTCGTTCAGCGGCGACGCCCAATCGCTGCTTGCCACCAGTGTGCAGCTCGGCCTGGAAGGGCTGATCGCCAAGGCGACCGGAAGCACCTATTCCGGCGGACGGCGCTCCGACCAGTGGGTGAAGATCAAGCACGTCAAGGCGCAGGAGGTGGTGATCGGCGGCTGGCGCCCCGGGAACGGGCACCGCGGCAGCACCTTCGGCTCGCTGCTGGTGGGCATTCCCGAGCCGGGAAGCCCGGGCGAGGCCCCGGCCGGCCGGCTGCGCTACGCCGGGCGGATCGGCACGGGCTTTCGTGACCGGGATCTCACGGCCCTGCGCCGACGGCTCGACGAACTCCCGGCTGCGGCGAGCCCGTTCGACGACGTGCCTCCCGAGGATGCGGCCGACGCGGTCTGGGTGCAGCCGGCGCTGGTGGGCGAGGCGGAGTTCGCCGAGTGGACGCCGTCGGGCCGGCTGCGGCACCCCAGCTGGCGGGGCCTGCGTCCCGACAAGACGCCCCTCGATGTGGTGCGGGAGGGAACGGCTCCCGGATGA